The following coding sequences are from one Rubinisphaera margarita window:
- the dnaN gene encoding DNA polymerase III subunit beta, protein MQLKFKRDVLAGALQTVAGVVPSRTPKDILKNTKLVIESGSAMLMATDLEIGMRYQIPEVETGSTGEVLLPTARLMQILREVTVDEIVLNVNEDLLEVQAGQSEFRLPVEDPREFPDVAPFSAEACYAISGQALRQAIRRVIFAADDESTRYALGGIFVEMAPTQMVLAATDSRRLAVMEAVSGTQGEVSETRSIVVPRKAMTLIERSIEGDDAEILLAPGDNEITVRSGNCMIYSRLVEGRFPNFRDVLPSDVPISVDLVAGPFHNLVRQSQIVTSDESRGVDFVFTPGTVTLKSQAADVGQSKVEMPIDYDGDELAIMFDPRFVAEFLRVLEPETTIQLGLIGGEDPAVFRCEEEYKYVIMPLARDA, encoded by the coding sequence ATGCAACTGAAATTCAAACGGGATGTCCTGGCTGGCGCTCTGCAGACCGTCGCCGGAGTTGTTCCGTCGCGAACTCCGAAAGACATTCTGAAGAACACGAAGCTCGTGATTGAATCGGGTTCGGCGATGCTGATGGCGACCGATCTCGAAATCGGCATGCGATACCAGATTCCGGAAGTCGAAACCGGATCGACCGGCGAAGTTCTGCTGCCGACCGCCCGTCTGATGCAGATCCTCCGCGAAGTGACCGTCGATGAGATCGTGCTGAACGTCAACGAGGACCTGCTCGAAGTGCAGGCTGGACAGAGCGAGTTCCGGCTGCCGGTGGAAGATCCCCGCGAGTTTCCCGATGTGGCTCCATTCTCAGCCGAAGCCTGTTACGCGATTTCGGGTCAAGCACTGCGACAGGCAATTCGCCGCGTGATTTTTGCGGCTGATGATGAAAGCACGCGTTACGCCCTCGGCGGGATTTTCGTCGAGATGGCTCCGACTCAGATGGTCCTGGCCGCCACCGACAGCCGTCGTCTGGCAGTCATGGAAGCCGTGTCCGGCACCCAGGGAGAAGTTTCCGAGACCCGTTCGATCGTGGTGCCCCGTAAGGCCATGACGCTGATTGAACGCAGCATCGAAGGGGATGACGCGGAAATCCTGCTCGCCCCGGGCGATAATGAAATCACCGTTCGCAGCGGCAACTGCATGATCTATTCCCGCCTGGTGGAAGGACGTTTCCCGAACTTCCGCGATGTGCTGCCGAGTGATGTTCCGATTTCAGTCGATCTGGTCGCAGGCCCCTTCCATAACCTCGTGCGGCAGTCCCAGATTGTGACCAGCGATGAGAGCCGCGGCGTCGATTTCGTCTTCACGCCGGGCACCGTAACTTTGAAATCCCAGGCAGCCGATGTCGGGCAGTCGAAGGTCGAAATGCCGATCGATTACGACGGAGACGAGCTGGCGATCATGTTCGATCCGCGGTTCGTCGCCGAGTTTCTGCGGGTACTGGAGCCGGAAACGACGATTCAGCTGGGTCTGATCGGCGGCGAAGATCCGGCCGTGTTCCGCTGCGAAGAAGAATACAAGTATGTCATCATGCCGCTGGCCCGGGATGCGTGA
- a CDS encoding DUF721 domain-containing protein translates to MTEPQKELDEDQRELIQHVMQQRRQELQVRGGGPQSLAGSLREVIAARKIGRVMESRELSLLWKSCVDEAIEPNTRVVSLRNRVLLVEVTDSVLMSELSNFHRRPILAALKKARPDMQITNLKFRLNAGLSRGH, encoded by the coding sequence GTGACGGAGCCTCAGAAAGAACTCGATGAAGATCAACGGGAGTTGATTCAGCACGTGATGCAGCAGCGTCGTCAGGAGCTGCAGGTTCGAGGTGGCGGTCCGCAATCGCTGGCCGGCTCGTTACGGGAAGTGATTGCGGCTCGGAAGATCGGCCGCGTGATGGAGTCGCGAGAGCTGAGTCTACTCTGGAAGAGTTGTGTCGACGAAGCCATCGAACCGAACACCCGGGTCGTTTCGCTGCGAAACCGGGTTCTGCTTGTCGAAGTGACCGACTCCGTTCTGATGAGCGAACTGTCGAACTTTCATCGCCGTCCGATTCTGGCGGCTCTGAAGAAAGCCCGGCCCGATATGCAGATCACAAACCTCAAGTTCCGTCTGAACGCGGGACTGAGTCGAGGTCACTGA